A genomic segment from Tuwongella immobilis encodes:
- a CDS encoding RNA methyltransferase, with the protein MSLERVRIVLVETHYAGNLGATARVMRNFGVSDLVLVAPYARPNSSEALRMSTHGQQLLEQCRTVADLGEAIADCVCVAATSALDEGRFREQTVGPPDEVLPKLLAAMPSGPVAIVFGPEPSGLTNAQIARCHHLIRIRTSRDYSSLNLAQSVAICLYEMSRQERLMRDPNPPKSPIASHASQERMFAHLQDAFEAIHYLYDERRDALMHGIRQLIGRAGPTEQEVRMLHGLARQLLWTARNGVPQPDLPASPADPDSPADAPPSPPAQETAE; encoded by the coding sequence GTGAGTCTGGAACGGGTGCGCATTGTTCTGGTCGAAACGCATTACGCCGGGAATTTGGGGGCCACCGCTCGGGTGATGCGCAATTTCGGCGTCTCGGATTTGGTGTTGGTTGCGCCGTATGCGCGGCCCAACTCCAGCGAGGCGCTCCGCATGTCCACGCATGGCCAGCAATTGCTGGAACAATGCCGCACCGTTGCCGATCTGGGCGAGGCGATTGCCGACTGCGTCTGCGTCGCCGCGACCAGTGCCTTGGACGAAGGCCGATTTCGCGAGCAAACCGTCGGCCCACCCGACGAAGTGTTGCCCAAACTGCTGGCGGCCATGCCCAGCGGGCCGGTGGCGATCGTGTTCGGCCCCGAACCCAGCGGGTTGACCAATGCCCAGATTGCCCGCTGCCACCATCTGATCCGCATCCGCACCAGTCGAGACTATTCGTCGCTGAATTTGGCGCAATCGGTGGCCATTTGCCTGTACGAAATGAGCCGCCAAGAGCGATTGATGCGCGATCCCAATCCGCCCAAGTCGCCCATTGCCTCGCATGCCTCCCAAGAGCGAATGTTTGCCCATTTGCAGGATGCGTTCGAGGCGATCCATTATTTGTACGATGAACGCCGCGATGCCCTCATGCACGGCATCCGCCAATTGATTGGCCGCGCCGGACCGACCGAGCAAGAAGTGCGGATGCTGCACGGTCTTGCCCGGCAACTGCTCTGGACGGCCCGCAATGGCGTGCCTCAACCGGATTTGCCGGCGTCGCCTGCCGATCCGGATTCGCCCGCCGATGCTCCGCCATCGCCGCCCGCTCAGGAAACTGCCGAGTAA